CCTTTTGATAAGAAGCCAGCTTTGGACAGCTACAGCTTGCTAGAAAATCACCATCGGCTTTACGTACTATTTTAACTGTGAAATCCTCTTTCCCTTGGACCACAGCCTCGCAAGCTGTTTGGTTATATAGTAAAAACTTCACCTTATTTTCACGACAAAAAGAGTCTCCTCTTTTGAAGGAGACTGTTCCACATCGATCTTGAATGATTTTGCGATTTAACCGTATATTCATACCGGCCTCCTTCCCATGGGTCTATTGGTGATTATAACATAATCATTTCAGTAAACGATATTTCATTTTATCCATGTTATTCATTTTCCTTATCACGATGGATAATTTTTTCATAATTTTCAATTTTATCAGAATAATGTATAATTATTAGGACAAAAAAAGTTAAGATAGGAGCTTGAACAATGGATGAACTAGTAGCGAAATTTCAAAGCATTCCCACTACCGCAATTTCTGATGCAATGGACGGACTCAGTAATCTGGATTCAACGATTAAACCTTTGAAGGAAGAATATAAATTTGCAGGTCGCGCATTGACCGTGAAAACAGCTGTTGGTGATAACCTTGCTGTTCAAAAAGCAATCAGAAATGCAAAAGAAGGCGACATCATCATTATTGACGCAAAAGGCGATCAATACCTGGGCAATGGCAGGAGATTTTGTTGTCGGCATGGCACAAACAATGGGCGTTGGCGCAATTGTTGTAGATGGTGTGATTCGTGATATTATTGGAATTAAGGAATTGAATTTCCCAGTATTCTCTAAAGGAACTACAGTTGCCGCTAGCGGTAAAGCCGGTGTTGGTGAGATTAATATTCCTATTTCATGTGGCGGCCAAGTAATACATCCTGGGGACATCCTTGTTGGCGATGCAGATGGGGTAGTCGTCATTCCGCAAGCCCAAGAGCAGGAAGTTTATACGAAAGCAGTAGATAAAATAGCAAAGGATCAAGCTCGTGAAGCACAAATATCCGGCAATCGCGATGCCATCATCGCCCATTTAGACAAAATGTTATCCAAATAAACATCCAGGATAGCTGCACCCAGCAGCTATCCATTTTTTGAAAAAAACTATTATAAGGTTGAGGTGATGAGCGTGGTTGTTTTTAAAGAAAATGGAGTCGAAATAATTCCTATTCACGTATCAATCGAGACTGGTCTAAAAAGCATAAATTTTTATTTAATCAAACACGGGAAGTCGCTCTCACTTATCGACGCTGGTTATAATAATGAACCTTGCTGGGATACGTTGCTGAGCACATTGGCTCAAAATGATCTAGAACTAGAGGATCTTACCGAAATTATTCTGACGCACCATCATGCTGACCACATCGGACTCGTGAATCCAATCGTTTCAAAGCATCCGATACCAGTGTACGCATCACCTAGTTCCATCCCCCGCTTAAAGCGAGATGAGAACTTTTTAAAAATGAGAATTGAATTTTTTTCGAAGCTTTATTCTGAGATGGGTTGCGGAGAGCTGGGGGTAGCACAAGTCCATTTTTTAAAGGAAGCCATTCAAAAAAATAAAGACCAAGCACTACAATGTGAAATTATCGAAATAAAAGAAAGGAATCTGTTTGACTTTCTTGTCCTTCCTGTCCCGGGGCATGCACCGGATCAACTCGCCTTTT
The DNA window shown above is from Bacillus sp. T3 and carries:
- a CDS encoding MBL fold metallo-hydrolase, which gives rise to MSVVVFKENGVEIIPIHVSIETGLKSINFYLIKHGKSLSLIDAGYNNEPCWDTLLSTLAQNDLELEDLTEIILTHHHADHIGLVNPIVSKHPIPVYASPSSIPRLKRDENFLKMRIEFFSKLYSEMGCGELGVAQVHFLKEAIQKNKDQALQCEIIEIKERNLFDFLVLPVPGHAPDQLAFFNKDHRWLFVGDLLIDHIASNAIVEPDCNGNRIHTLSQHIHSLKSVLALKPLFVFSGHGKNITQPEHLIMKRLDRIEEKSDRILSLIDSGVKTGSELAQSIYKKRYSTNFSLVMSEIIGHLDYLEVQGKIQKIRENEIWRYAKI